The window CGGCGCTGGCGGCGGGGATCGGCTTTGTTAACCTGTTCGGCGCGGTGGGCGGTTTTATCGCCCCGATCCTGCGCGTGAAGGCCGAAACCCTGTTTGCCAGCGACGCCGCAGGTCTGTTGACCCTGGCCGGGGTCGCCATCATCGGCGCGTTAATTATTTTCACCCTCAGCGTGAACCGTACCGCGTCACAGCCGGATGCTGCGCATCAATAAGTTAATCCATGTCGTAAGGATCATTATGAACGCATTGTTAGCAAACCCTTTTAAAGAAGGACTGCGAAAAGGAGAGGTTCAGATCGGGCTGTGGTTGAGCTCGACGACCTCCTATATGGCGGAAATCGCCGCTACTTCGGGTTATGACTGGCTGCTCATCGACGGCGAACATGCGCCGAATACCGTGCAGGATCTGTATCATCAATTGCAGGCCATCGCCCCCTATGCCAGCCAGCCGGTCATTCGTCCCGTCGAGGGGACGAAAGCGCTGATTAAGCAGGTACTGGATATCGGGGCGCAGACGCTGCTGATCCCGATGGTCGATACCGCAGAGCAGGCGCGTCAGGTAGTGGCTGCCACTCGCTACCCGCCGCTGGGCGAGCGCGGCGTGGGGGCCAGCGTCGCCCGGGCGGCGCGCTGGGGACGCATTGATAACTATATGGCGCAGGCCAATGAATCGTTGTGCCTGCTGGTGCAGGTCGAAAGCA is drawn from Citrobacter rodentium NBRC 105723 = DSM 16636 and contains these coding sequences:
- the yfaU gene encoding 2-keto-3-deoxy-L-rhamnonate aldolase; protein product: MNALLANPFKEGLRKGEVQIGLWLSSTTSYMAEIAATSGYDWLLIDGEHAPNTVQDLYHQLQAIAPYASQPVIRPVEGTKALIKQVLDIGAQTLLIPMVDTAEQARQVVAATRYPPLGERGVGASVARAARWGRIDNYMAQANESLCLLVQVESKTALDNLDAILDVEGIDGVFIGPADLSASLGYPDNAGHPEVQRIIQESLRRIRAAGKAAGFLAVDPAMAQKCLQWGANFVAVGVDTMLYTEALDRRLAMFKAVSSATPVKSSY